In one Brienomyrus brachyistius isolate T26 chromosome 7, BBRACH_0.4, whole genome shotgun sequence genomic region, the following are encoded:
- the lhx2a gene encoding LIM/homeobox protein Lhx2a has translation MLFHGLPGGEVHGVCEMERRGKNESSAVSSAIDMGETDRNMSPVDGERAALCAGCRGTISERYYLLAVDRQWHMSCLTCCECKLKLESELTCFSKDGSIYCKEDYYRRFSVQRCARCHLGISASEMVMKARDLVYHLNCFTCTTCSTMLTTGDHFGMKDGLVYCRLHFEALVRGEYQEPFDQVDVISGKTGPMPSGVPYYNGTVQKGRPRKRRIPPTSGDLAKYSAALSCNENECDPLDSDGHYGTCQKSKRMRTSFKHHQLRTMKSYFSMNHNPDAKDLKQLAQKTGLSKRVLQVWFQNARAKFRRNLLRQENGITEVASEGSMLPGGSPAGVASEISNSSMSPVSTASTLTDLTASTPMLSDGLDLHPARSPTRTGLTSLF, from the exons ATGCTTTTCCACGGCCTTCCCGGAGGTGAAGTGCATGGTGTCTGTGAGATGGAGCGGAGAGGAAAGAATGAATCTAGCGCGGTCAGCTCGGCCATAGACATGGGAGAAACCGACAGG AATATGAGCCCGGTGGACGGCGAGCGAGCAGCTCTCTGCGCCGGCTGCCGGGGGACAATCTCCGAGCGCTATTATCTGCTTGCCGTGGACCGACAGTGGCATATGAGCTGCCTGACGTGCTGCGAGTGTAAGCTGAAGCTGGAATCCGAGCTCACCTGCTTCAGCAAGGACGGCAGTATCTACTGCAAAGAGGACTATTACAG GAGATTCTCGGTGCAGCGCTGTGCGAGATGCCATCTTGGGATTTCCGCCTCGGAGATGGTGATGAAAGCTAGAGACCTGGTTTATCACCTGAACTGTTTCACCTGCACAACCTGCAGTACAATGCTGACGACCGGCGACCACTTCGGCATGAAAGACGGCTTGGTGTACTGCCGCCTCCACTTTGAGGCGCTCGTACGCGGGGAATACCAGGAACCTTTTGATCAAGTGGACGTGATCTCCGGTAAAACCGGCCCAATGCCCTCGGGGGTCCCGTATTATAACGGGACCGTACAGAAAGGACGCCCGCGGAAAAGGAGAATCCCCCCAACAAGTGGTGACCTGGCCAAGTACAGCGCAG CACTGAGCTGCAATGAGAATGAGTGCGATCCCCTTGACAGCGACGGCCACTACGGAACGTGCCAGAAGTCCAAGCGAATGCGGACGTCTTTTAAGCATCACCAACTGCGTACCATGAAGTCCTATTTCTCCATGAACCATAATCCCGACGCCAAGGACCTGAAGCAGCTGGCACAGAAGACAGGCCTGAGCAAGCGTGTGCTGCAG GTCTGGTTCCAGAATGCCCGCGCTAAATTCCGGAGGAACCTTCTCCGGCAGGAGAACGGCATAACGGAGGTGGCTTCAGAGGGGTCCATGCTGCCAGGCGGGTCGCCCGCGGGGGTCGCCTCTGAGATCTCCAACTCTTCCATGAGCCCCGTGAGCACAGCCTCCACCTTGACAGACCTGACTGCCAGCACCCCCATGCTGAGCGACGGCTTGGACCTCCACCCAGCCAGGAGTCCCACCCGGACCGGCCTCACAAGCCTATTCTGA